In a genomic window of Vulpes lagopus strain Blue_001 chromosome 13, ASM1834538v1, whole genome shotgun sequence:
- the ZNF804B gene encoding zinc finger protein 804B: MACYLVISSRHLSNGHYRGIKGVFRGPLCKNGSASPDFPEKEKSTAKALEDVKANFYCELCDKQYHKHQEFDNHINSYDHAHKQRLKELKQREFARNVASKSWKDEKKQEKALKRLHQLAELRQQSECVSGNGPAYKAPRVAIEKQLQQGVFPVKNGRKVSCVKSALLLKGKNLPRSISDKQRSTMQNRHQLQMDRHYLFRNRIPQTSSDLSNANHRTGVSFSFSKKVHLKLESSASVFTENTEETHECNKSPIYKAKQTAEKCKCRRFANEDTYPTKEKNINITPSHLESVLHNTFSISSQILQGKNDPIDETLEDSIGIHASFSKSDIHLSDVDFPPCSREKETRSTLKNTSENCINHSCQANASSSPPNIYKHSNARVFEYLDEFPSLEPSEQNSTVHLDPSSRMEKREESLEETERVRKNVQRLVREACPHEVKSKPLPFLHVQSKDGHTTLQWPTELLLFTKTEPCISYGCNPLYFDFKLSRNTKSDHDSEDLKKELIKEPSEVKTTIDSQVSGLIKDQQELIQENDQSLKPKMMIANPDWESFERKCNLGYNDSEPNMSQHNCNTSDLEMKNPEVPAYLDMSLRNCVGNSNNSDNELKASSRTHWQSCQRVVLNDANEGLAFSPYISRTKKPKLIPCDPHSDFEDANQFTWNSSPYPVRGRSDHGKDFRVILNSNHISMTSRASGCRNQTYKRNSPKLTLNRLSSPSDTCPGSTSSLRSTCSGHKSRGNGRGNLLYFCKRERNSVERHDGRHQKHSCLCLSEEMAKSTCLPSEIQRDRNFRLWESLKKEKYSKHRYGRCRERSKPGKNQQQFSGPKSRRLTHCDSSSQMSCSGNSEEPPNCQGPQLGRLGSCSRESTYCLNKSERSQESLDSPHICDLGKVKSTQHNSGNVSCRLRTCSSSPAEAAELTEGERAPLTAKSLLERVQAKRCQEQSTNFEVSSKNHKNESEAHSQIQCTIQFAPLGRKGPALPLSDKTQSASKKRKGTGGAVQWTAENANVQSPQTNDFAVLVDPDCGNHLSKGKIHAVADSQPPNTKKNPVTKEQVKPSIGEVQHIIQSRGPVPNDVPGAFPSNRYTGVTDSTETKEDPINLDLQDGSVHVNHVQGAVNSYCDRTMQKHDKVEDEPEACHKSSSPPLIQQPITFSPEEIDKYKLLQLQAQQHVQKQLLSKHLRVLPASGPTAFAPASAIQTVPVHQHTSITTIHHTFLQHFAVSASLNSHGSPLPIAHLHPLSQPHFTPFAFSPLTPAIIPAHPTFLAGHPLHLVTAAPFHPPHITLQPLPSAALIPALFGPHLNPATASIIHLNPLIQPVFQGQDLCHHSCSSQMQQLNGVKEALNISAHLN, translated from the exons AGACTGAAGGAATTAAAGCAACGAGAATTTGCTCGAAACGTAGCTTCGAAGTCATGGAAAGatgagaagaaacaagaaaaagctcTTAAACGGCTTCACCAGCTGGCTGAATTAAGACAACAATCTGAATG TGTTTCTGGAAATGGACCAGCATACAAAGCTCCCAGGGTAGCCATAGAAAAGCAACTTCAGCAAGGAGTCTTTCCAGTTAAGAATGGCAGAAAGGTATCGTGCGTGAAGAGTGCTCTTCTCCTTAAAGGAAAGAATCTGCCCAGAAGCATTTCCGATAAACAGCGGTCCACCATGCAAAATCGACACCAGTTACAAATGGACCGACATTATCTATTCAGAAATCGGATACCACAGACCTCTTCGGATCTCAGCAATGCAAATCACAGGACAGgagtatcattttctttttccaaaaaagtgCATCTAAAATTAGAATCATCAGCGTCAGTTTTCACTGAGAACACCGAAGAAACCCATGAGTGTAACAAGTCACCCAtctataaagcaaaacaaactgcAGAGAAATGCAAGTGCCGCAGGTTTGCAAATGAGGATACATATcccactaaggaaaaaaatataaacatcacaCCAAGCCATCTGGAAAGCGTCTTACACAATACCTTCTCCATAAGCTCTCAAATCTTGCAAGGCAAAAATGACCCTATTGATGAAACACTAGAAGATTCGATTGGCATTCATGCTTCATTCTCTAAATCTGATATTCATCTTTCAGATGTGGATTTTCCTCCTtgcagcagagaaaaagaaactagaagtACATTGAAGAACACTTCAGAAAACTGCATAAATCACTCGTGCCAAGCAAATGCTTCCTCCAGCCCACCAAACATTTACAAGCACAGCAATGCCAGGGTATTTGAATATCTGGATGAGTTTCCATCACTGGAGCCAAGTGAGCAAAACAGTACAGTTCATCTGGATCCCAGCTCcagaatggagaagagagaagaatctTTAGAGGAAACAGAAAGAGTTAGGAAAAATGTACAGAGGCTTGTAAGGGAAGCATGTCCCCATGAAGTGAAGTCTAAACCATTGCCTTTTCTCCATGTACAAAGTAAGGATGGCCACACCACTCTCCAGTGGCCTACAGAACTTTTGCTCTTTACAAAAACAGAGCCCTGCATCTCTTATGGATGCAACccattgtattttgattttaagCTTTCTCGGAACACAAAGAGTGACCACGATTCAGAAGAcctaaaaaaagaactgattaaGGAGCCCTCGGAAGTGAAGACAACAATAGACAGCCAAGTCTCAGGTTTAATCAAAGACCAACAAGAATTGATCCAAGAAAATGATCAATCTCTGAAACCAAAGATGATGATAGCTAATCCAGATTGGGAAAGTTTCGAGAGAAAATGTAATTTGGGCTACAATGATTCTGAGCCAAACATGAGTCAACATAATTGTAATACAAGcgatttggaaatgaaaaatccTGAAGTGCCTGCTTACCTTGATATGTCTCTAAGGAATTGTGTAGGAAAcagtaataatagtgataatgaaCTCAAGGCGTCCTCAAGGACCCATTGGCAAAGCTGCCAGAGGGTGGTTCTAAATGATGCAAACGAGGGCCTTGCTTTTTCTCCCTACATCTCTAGGACTAAAAAACCAAAACTGATCCCTTGCGATCCTCATTCGGATTTTGAAGATGCAAATCAATTCACTTGGAATTCTAGTCCTTACCCAGTAAGGGGTCGCAGTGATCATGGGAAGGACTTTAGAGTAATTCTGAACAGTAACCACATCAGCATGACCAGCAGGGCTTCTGGATGTAGAAACCAAACTTACAAGAGAAATTCTCCAAAATTGACTCTGAATAGACTTTCTAGCCCCTCAGACACATGCCCTGGCAGCACATCCAGCTTGAGAAGTACTTGTTCAGGTCATAAGTCCAGGGGTAATGGCAGAGGTAATTTGCTCTACTTTTGTAAAAGGGAACGCAACTCCGTTGAAAGGCACGATGGgagacaccaaaagcacagctgcctctgcctgtctgaGGAGATGGCAAAGAGCACCTGCCTGCCATCTGAAATACAGAGAGATAGGAACTTCCGATTGTGGGAATCCcttaagaaggaaaaatactCAAAACACAGATACGGCCGCTGCAGAGAAAGATCTAAACCGGGCAAAAATCAGCAGCAGTTTTCAGGGCCCAAATCCAGGAGACTCACCCACTGTGACTCCAGCTCACAGATGTCCTGTTCTGGGAACAGTGAAGAACCACCAAATTGCCAGGGACCTCAGCTCGGCAGATTGGGCTCTTGCTCCAGAGAGAGTACGTATTGTTTAAATAAAAGTGAGAGAAGTCAGGAGTCTTTGGACAGCCCTCACATTTGTGACCTGGGAAAAGTAAAATCCACGCAGCATAACTCGGGGAATGTGAGCTGCCGTCTAAGGACCTGTTCCAGCAGCCCTGCAGAAGCCGCGGAgttgacagaaggagagagggccCCCCTGACAGCCAAAAGCCTTTTAGAAAGAGTCCAAGCCAAGAGGTGTCAGGAACAATCGACTAATTTTGAGGTCTCTTCCAAGAATCATAAAAACGAATCAGAGGCTCATTCACAAATTCAGTGCACAATTCAGTTCGCACCACTGGGCCGTAAGGGACCAGCACTGCCTTTGTCTGACAAAACACAGAGcgcaagcaaaaaaagaaagggtaCAGGCGGCGCCGTTCAGTGGACTGCAGAGAATGCCAACGTCCAAAGTCCACAGACAAATGATTTCGCCGTTTTAGTAGATCCTGATTGTGGTAACCACCTTTCTAAAGGTAAGATTCATGCAGTAGCAGATTCTCAGCCACCAAACACGAAAAAGAACCCAGTGACAAAAGAACAAGTAAAACCTTCAATTGGCGAAGTCCAACATATCATTCAAAGCCGTGGCCCGGTACCGAACGATGTCCCTGGTGCTTTTCCGTCTAATAGATATACTGGTGTTACCGATTCAACAGAGACCAAAGAGGACCCAATAAATCTCGACTTGCAGGATGGAAGCGTGCATGTGAATCATGTACAGGGGGCTGTAAACTCTTACTGTGACAGAACTATGCAGAAGCATGACAAAGTAGAAGATGAACCAGAAGCGTGTCATAAATCTAGCTCGCCCCCTTTAATCCAACAGCCAATCACTTTTTCTCctgaagaaatagataaatacaagCTCCTACAGCTGCAAGCCCAGCAGCACGTGCAGAAACAGCTCCTATCGAAGCATCTTCGAGTGTTGCCTGCTTCCGGGCCCACTGCCTTCGCCCCGGCCTCGGCCATCCAGACGGTCCCAGTTCACCAGCACACTtctatcaccaccatccaccaCACGTTCCTGCAGCATTTTGCTGTTTCTGCTTCCTTAAATTCCCATGGCAGTCCCCTCCCCATAGCTCATCTGCATCCCCTCTCCCAGCCACACTTTACCCCATTTGCATTTTCACCTCTGACTCCAGCCATCATCCCGGCCCACCCTACTTTCTTAGCGGGCCACCCCCTGCATCTGGTCACTGCTGCTCCCTTTCACCCACCTCACATCACACTTCAGCCCCTGCCCTCGGCGGCATTGATCCCGGCATTGTTTGGCCCTCACTTAAACCCAGCCACGGCTTCTATCATCCACTTGAATCCTTTAATCCAACCAGTGTTTCAAGGTCAAGATCTTTGCCATCATTCTTGCTCCAGTCAGATGCAGCAGTTAAATGGAGTGAAAGAGGCCTTAAATATATCAGCACACTTGAACTAA